The Clavelina lepadiformis chromosome 3, kaClaLepa1.1, whole genome shotgun sequence region attttaaatgaagacttataaatttatttgaaagacgttggaaaaataaattgcattaTTGTAATAATGGTTATTGTATCGCGAGAAAGTCACGTGTTGAGccataaaatttattatgtaACGTGTAACAAGTAAATAGGTGAGTGCAGAAAGTCAATTAGTTTTGGATCGcattgataaaaatgttagGTCTACAAAGCTTGTCGCATCTGCTATCACGACAAGCAAGCTGTGAGGAAATCTTAGTCAAAGTGACCGGACTGGAGTTGTCGTTTTTCAAAAGAGGtagtaaacaataaatttaatttttgatttcaCAATTCATCTTGATTACAAGAACGTAAAATCGCTATTATTTGTTAGGGTCTAAAATGCCAGGGCGGAAAAATCCACCCTGTCCACCCAAGTTCGGCGCCCGTgctcatatatatatatatatatatattatagcaTCATAGCAACAACTTATTCAGTTTTTCATATATGTcagttattatttaattaaatgaCCCTtgttttttaatgcatttaaagtATTATGTTGACTTTAGATAAATAACttgcaaaaagtaaacaatcAGAAAAGTGGTGAAGCACAACTTTTACGTGATAAAGTCAATAATGTGGAAAAATTGTTGCATGAAGAAAGACAGGCCAAGGTTGCAACTGAGAGAAcaaaaaaagcagaaaaaacacaaaaagagAAAGATCTTGAGAAAAAGGTAAAATGAAGTCGTTTAAGTCTTGCATTGAAGGCTTGAAGAATTAAATTGCCTTTATTTATCTTTGTAATGCTAGTTacctttaacattttaaatattttttgcattttgaaacACATCATACATATGTGTTGTAAACTCATTTACAGTAGAACCCAAGTAAGTCGGCCTCCCATGGGACTCGAGTCAAACGTGAACTGAACGTTAAACGTGGATTTCACACTGGTGAATGACCTTACAATTATCACTCTTTTCCTGTCACTTTGGAAATTTTCTTCACATGCAGCTAACCACTCCGCTTTTCCTTTTATAAGCCGTTTAAACTTGGGAATTGCTTATGCCAAAAAATTTAGCTAACGTTCTCTGTGATTCACTTTGCTTAATAAGCTCAATCCTTTCTGGATAGAAAGTTCTTCAAACTTTAATTTCTGTAATGCCATATCGTCCTTCTACGACTACGAagttaagtgttgaaaaataaagaATTGCAGATTCATTTGCAGTATTTGTATTCTATACACTATCTTGTGCGTGCTCATACACAAATATTCACCAGAAGACAGTTTTACATGCTCACGGCAGctgcaattttttaattatgatTTAAACAATTGATACTTAAGCTGTTTTCGGGTTTTTAAATAATACTAGGTTAATGGTTGTGTTAGGCGAGGTTCAATAAGTTGTTTTGTGGCAACTTTTTTTGCGGGTTGTTGTCTGGATACCAGAGTGGTCGCATTGGCAAAACATAATGTTGTAcattgcaaaagcaaaatattgagAAGCGTTGAAGCATTGACGCAGCGTTGAAGTGGTCTTAATAATGGGATGGTCATGTTATCAATCTGGTCATTAACCAGGGTTCTACAGAATTTGTATGAACAATATAGGTTTTGCTTTGTATTTATCATTGaattatgaacaaaaaatgtaataagCTGATTATGTACAAATAccatactgtatatataattaGGTTGAGCAGTATAGAGATCAAATGGaattcaaaaaagcagaaCTTCAGGAAGCTCAAAACTTGATACGTAATCTggaactgaaaaacaaaagcCTTGTTCAAGATTTCACAATCTCTGGGTTAGTATGAACTGCAGAAAGTAAAACTAGCGGTACCGGTATGACTCTGTGCTGATAGTTAAAATCAGTTGCATTCACATACATTGGTAAGTAATGTACAAAGTTTGTTAGTTTGATGATGCAAGGATTGGCAAGCATCCATTtgaattttcttgtaaaagtttttcacatCTGCAGAACATCACTTTTGAAGCATTCATTTGATCAAGATACGGGTGAAAGCAGCTCTCAAAAACGAATAAAGTTTGTAAAGCCAGAGAGTCCACGGGTTACAAAGAAACTGAAAAGCTTGAAAGGTGTAGTTTCGTTAGATAGAATTACACCTGCGTTTGTGTTATACGTGAAATACCGTTACACActacaaaatatttgctgTGTTTTTAGACATTACCAAACAATCATCATCTGATGAAGGGGTACCattagaaaaaagaaacctTTGTACATCAAATCTTCATTTAAAAAGAAGAGTATGCCTATTAGAACCCTGTCTATCCGCAAGTAAGTACTGATGGAAGTGGTGCTTTATAATGAAAGCCCTTAGACTTGTTTACTTCAATTCACATACTGCAGGTGGAAAGAGGTTCACTTTATGCAATTCTCCAAACGTTGTTGTGCTTATGCATTACTGTTCTGCTCAAAGAAGGTGATAAACTTGCTTATAAAGTTGTTGTAAACACTCATTTGTTTTAACTAGTGTTAACTAAATGTCGTCAACATTTTCACATCATTGATAGAACATTTGTTATAAATAGTatatatttatgttatatactgtataaaatGTTTCACAGTTACGACAGATGCTTTCTTGATGGATATGAAGCACTCAATGCATTTTTAGGAAGTTACCCCGGACAGAAAGGTTTACCATGGTTTAGATGTAAACAGCTCCCAACAAGTTATTTAAATAGTATCACTTTGCCcagtttcattttaatatgCTCACAGTAGTGGATATGGTTCATTGCAAAAGctaatataaattttatttcttgaatGTTATTAAGTTTCTCTTTAAGTTGTGTTGCGTCTTATTTGACAGCCCAGCAAGACGAGAGTGATTTGAAACAGGGAGCTCACGTTTCTAGACTGGTGAAATGTCTTCTTCACAAATTTATGAAGGAAAAAGGTGTTTGTATGGTTACATAGCACTGGTTCTCAACCCTTCTGTCGCAGCGTACCTCTTTTTGTGCCACCAAATCATTTGCGAAccttcttttttttttaaatgtgagCGAAATAAGTGAGGTCTACAAATTGTTTAAAGAAAGTAAATGACCACAAAGGGAACATCTAACCAATTAagaattataatttttattttcggCTCAAAGTATAATATgttataaaaaagttaaaaacgaaaataaaagcTTTCCATGCAGTATTTCCCCTATTAAACTTCATgctgtgcaaattttttgctttgctgaACAAAAACTATACGAATGACGGAACGAGCACCAAACTTAATATACCGACAGgaaaatataattatacaaTGTAATatgtataataataacatttttatatgCATTGATTTCACATGTGGTCCAGTTTCTGCAGTTTAATTAAATTCAATCATCACAGTTCCAAATATCTTTGACTTCAGATTGAACGAAAAAAGTTTCATCATGCactaatgttttgttttagataTATTAAATGAGATAATTTCCAAAACTTAAAtaccgatattactttttgaGGCCAATACTAGATagtacaaaaacaattaaattttatatcaaGGATCACAATTACTTCAATAAACAACttgtaaaagaatttaaaaagttCTCATAATTAGTTAATAATCGCAATTTTGATGGTCATTGTGACAAACTTAGCTGAGCAATGGCGGTTGTGACCGGTACATGGGCTTAAACCAGTCCTATTTCAATTTTGTGCCCAGTCCATTTCCGTTTTTTTACCTGCCACCCATTTCAATTTCTAGTTTAgatctttttaatttttagccCAGACCATTTAAAATTTGAGCCTATAGCAAATTTCAATTATAGTCAACTGACTTAGGCCCTTTTCAATTTTGGCCCCATTGCATACAAGTTATGACTCTAACAAGTAAGCAAATCTAGGTTGAAAATTTAAGTAGGCTGGGCTTCTAGTGTAAATGGGCTTGATTCAAAATTGAAATAGGTTGATGGgctcaaaaataaattgagcTAGGCTCAAGTCCTTCTCCAGCCAGGATTGTAATGTCGAAAAAGAAAATCACAGTGCGTGCTTGCTTTGCATTTGCAATGGGATGTGTGTGAAAATCAGATAACACTGTGCAAAATCAGTTGGCAACTGCACCTTTCAGTTGTGCAGCTTAGGAAGGTTATTTTTACTAACCTCAGGAAAAATATATATCGGATGGAAGTTTGAGAACCGTTGTTACATAGtatcatttttgttaaatatctTTGTCTAATGGTGTGTTTGAGCCATAAATATTTAGGCTATTTGTTTGAGGTGGTGTTCACAAGTTTTCAATGTACATTAATACcaatgttgtaatgactcgagtcaatgcTTGAAACAACTTGACTTGATTCGAGTCTCGGAAAGTAACTTGACGCAAGTCTATAAATcttagttgttaatttattgaccaaCTGAATTACCGACATTTGATTTCGTTGCAAAAGATCTTGATCCATTTAGGAATTTGACTCAACTTAAATCAAATTCCCATATGAATTAACTTAGCTCGAGTcttaaaaaatgacttggttacagcacTGATTAATACCATATCCTGCTTTTTGTTAGACTCCCAGCCGGGTTTGACATCTGAAATTCTTTGCTCATCACTAAATGTTTTTCATCAGATCTTGGTCGGAGTAGCAAAACTTCCAACAACCCTGCTTCAAAATGTGAGTTTTGATTACCATTGCttcgtttaatttttttgatgtttcAACAGTTTGTATTTTGCAGCATTCTGACATTGTAGATGCTTTGCTTTATTTTCTTCCAAGTAATGATTttaatgatgtcacaaaagCCGCATTATCAGTATTTTCACTTCTTGCTCGCAGCTGCCCAATGGACAAATTGCAGATGTGAGTCggtttttcagtttttttagaGAAAACGAATGGGTggcaagtttttcttgttggaTGTAATGCACAGTACCTTTTATACAGATTCATACCAGCTGTACCAGTTATTACCTCATCATTTATGTCCTACGATATTGCCACAAAGACCATTGTTCTGAACGCTTTTTGTGGTTTGTCATCTTATGGTGAAATTGTGAAAAAGCTTGCATCTTCTAGTGTTGATGAAGGTATGTTAGTTACAAGTAGAAGACTagtagttaaaaaaaatagtGGCTCATTTTCTGACAAAATCCAATTTTATGGAAATTTGCCTGTTAAGCAACTCATAATACTCATTAAGTGTTGTTGATTAAAAATGGATTACCTGTATTATTTTAGATCAATAGCTTTTCTGTGTTGCTGAGAGCTTGGTGCAGCTTTGTTATGTAACCATAAAGTTATGTGATATGTGATCTTTACATcaaattcttaattttttttttttttttctgtgtcATTTCAGAACATTCATTCATACAGATTTTATGCAAGTCCTGTTCTGAACGAAACAAAAGTGTTTCAAACATTAGGATGGCTTACCTGTCCAAGGTAAGTGGCATCTTTTGGTCGATATTGTtgcttattttaaaattgttattaattttcattctttactacccaaaactttcaaaaaacttcCAAAAAAACTCAAGGAATCACAGCATATTATGAAAAATCACAGTGACGTGACTCAAATTATATTAGTTTTATACCAACTTTTTGTATTGGATTACCATTACTGTGAATAACTTATTCTAGgttgttgaattttttgctGTACTTATTGCCTGCCATGATTCCTTGCTGTCACAACAAGGATGCTTTGCTTGCATCTATGGAACATTTAATATCATCTTGTTTGATATAATAGAAAACACAGTCCCTGATGGAATTAGGTAAGTGTAAGTTGTTGTTTGTACTTACGACAGCAAAAAACTATTACCTTTCAAAGGTGTTAGTTAGTGTTGATTATGTAGCTAAAGTCATTTGGGTATTCAGCATTTAAACTGAACATCAAGTTCTTAACTCAGCAGATTCCTCTAAATGCGATGTTATTTCTTGTCTGTTTAACTTCAATAGTTAAAgtgaataaaattataaaacaaaaatttaaccaTAAAAAACTATATAGACACAATGAGCAAGTCGATTTTTAAAGTTTGCCAAACGAGACGTCTAAACCACTGAGAGTTCTGTCATGTATTGTAATGTATGTTAAAAATTGTGCTTCTTTCCTTCGCGTAAACCCATTATTAATGTATCCATTTAGCGTTTCCTTCATCAAGAAATCCATTTGTCTCCTGCATTCTTGCACAAATGTTCACCCCGATGGAATCCCAGGCTTAAGAAGAGACCACAAGCATCTTTTGCTGCTTTGGAAATTGCGAAAGTTTTTGGATAatcaaaaagaaatgttttggaATCTAGAGTTGAAAAGGATTTTGGACAACGAAATTAATATACTTGAGAAAATAGGGTAGTGCGTATTGATTTTGCTGCGCTTTTTCATAGcttctgttgttttttaacACCAAATAAATTCACTCACAATTCATTATTCAGCACATTTGTGGCAACCGAAAGCATGCACGATTGTACGCGGTCAACGTATGAAATCGTGTAACTGCCCGTAATCTTCGTTTGCGGTCTTGCTTCGGATCATTATTCAAGTATTACACTGGTCTacacaaaatttcaggtttgggttttgacaactcattttagctaattttggggcgctgaatccgaaaatgaactcagattttttctatcacatcacgtttttgagatatgaaatatccctaatttttgaaaaaaatcaattttgccCCCCCCTCTGTTGTCAAAACAAGGAATTCTGATGcaataaacactgttttacctgcaataatctagctttaattagcaaacaagcattctatattatattcacacaaatttgcgttgtctttattaaaatttcatgttttggaataaaaaataggcatACAAAAGAGCAAccataataacatcaaacgcTACATTATGCTGACGAACCTGTCGATAGGACAGTGACAAGGTATTATCTgaattatagcctacagttcACACAATATGCACATAGACAACGGAGTGCAGAAATTCTGAAGACACACACAGAAATAGCAAAGTgccaaaataaagattgacTCAAAGGGACTTGGGCAGGGCGAGTTCAGAAACAGTCAACAAAAgagctttcataaaatatgaactCTTCACTTATAAGCTTAAAAATGCTCTTTTGAGGGACTTTCTTTTATGAGCAGCATCTGGAATTTCTCTTTTCAAACTCCAGCAATAGTCGGCCATCATATGACAATCCCACCGACCTTGATAACGTTCctccataattttaatatcctGGTGGAAACGTTCACCCTGTTCTTCACTAACTTTCCCAAGGTTTTCTGGAAACTCATCCGCATGGCTCTTCAAGTAGTGAACTTTGATGCTCATCCTGCATCCCAAATCTTCAAAACTAAGCAGTAGCTCCCTTAAGAgatctttataattttctgcttttctgtTTCCCAAAAAATTTCTCACAACAGCACCGAAAGCATTCCAAGCTCTAGCCTCGAATGGCAACattgattttacaaaattttcatccTTTAACAATTGCCTGATTTGTGGTCCATTGAAAATCCCAGCTctttttttctcttcactgaGACCAGGAAAAGCATAACATATATACTTAAAACACTCTCCTTCATGATCCAAAGCTTTTACATATTGTTTCATGAGACCAAGTTTGATGTGAAGAGGAGGCAAGAGGATCTTTTTGATATCAACTAACTGATCACgtatgatatttttgtctCCAGGTGTCAAGGTAAGCCTTGGAGGCCACTCTTCTTTCTTCCAGTGCTGATCCTTGGCCCTGCTGTCCCAGTAGCATAGGAAACATGGGTATTTGGTGTAGCCACTTTGTTGCCCCAGCAAAAAGTTCACCATTTTTAAATCTACACAGATGAGCCAACTATGCTCATGGTACTTGAACTTTTCAAGAACGGTTTTGATGTTCTGATACTCTTCTTTCATTGTCACCGAATGTCCTATAGGAATAGAACCGTACACGTTACCATTGTGAAGTAGAACACACTTCAAACTTCGTTTGGagtagggttagttcggatatcaataatttttactatccggataacggatatatccgtatatttggaatttatctaaccggttaaccggataataactgctaagtgagaCCTTTACAAGAAATCGTGTTTTCACAGGTTTCACATTTTGCCCTCTCACCATTTCTTGATCGTAGAAAGTAGCCCCAAACTGGATTAtcacttttgaaacgtttaaattccATCTCTTAAATTTAGTCACTTCAAACTAGGTTGTAGCCAAAGCTTTTCAACTGACACTTCACAGACTTTACCTTGCCATGAGAATGCAgtcttttattaaaagaatcattcattatgctttctttgtgacgtgatagtaaatttcactcgtgcattttacgagtaccgtagttgaaagtacagtataagacaatagaagtgtgaacaaaggtttaattgcgctcagcgggagtcagcctctacgtaacaaagaatgttcaaacttactaaaaagtgtaaaacgcattagcaacgatactcttttagccggttaaccggcagaattatatccggatatcagatagaaaaaaaacctGCGGTTAatcggttaaccggttaaccgttatccggataatccaaccctagTTTGGAGCTATCAATGAAAAGTCTCCATTCGTCTGCATCATACTGTGGTAATCCCATTTCTAGAAGAAGCCTTTCTATATTGTTGCAATAAACGAAATCATTGTGGGAAGCAAAATATGGAAGCAGTTCTTCTTCTCGTTTGCGAAAAAATGTCACGCTTGTACCAGCTTTGAGAAGTTTCCTTTCCTGTAGCCTTGATGCCAATAACTCCGCCGATTGCTTAGGCAAATACAAATCTCTCACTAAATCATTTAATTCCATCTGATTAAACTGGGAAGGCTTGTCTGACAGATCCTCGGGTGCTGGttgaaaaatttcactttctcCTTCACTAAACGATGCTTCTGAAGAAGAAATAGCCTCTTCGTGTAGTTCTGGAAGTGATATAAATACTGGCAGTGGCTTTTCATCACTGTGAGGAACTGGCCGCAATGCCGAATCCAGATTTGGATATTTCAAACGATGTTTACTCTTTTTGTTATACCCTTTCACactaacaagacaaaaataacaatcgtCAACATGATTTCGTTGCTCTCGCCAAATCATGGGTAttccaaatttcatttgtaaaCCTTTTCCTTGCGACCAACTTCTCAGACATTCAACGCAGGTCTTGCACGCTTTATGAGGAGCCCAGCTTTTGTCCTGGTCCCCTAACTTGACTTTAAAGTAAGCAAGATATGCCCTTTTTACAAACGTGGTAATATTGCATTGTTGAGACTTCAACATGAAGCATccacaaatgtaacaaaatatatccGGATCATTACAACATTTTACTGTACATTTACTGgacattttactgtaaaaagggtaaaattggtcaatttcataaaataatgacaCCGATAGAAAGAAAACTTGATGTGATAGAGAaaatctgagttcattttcggattcagcgccccaaaattagctacaatcagttgtcaaaacccaaacctgaaaaaaaaagttgaaatttgtagaccagtgttattCAATTAGTAGCTATGGTCGAAAGTATTGGAATGTTTTTTccattaattgtttttgtacCAGCTACACGACTCACGACGATTCCCTTAGCCCAATGGCTTGCTTTGcttttcttctgcaaaaatTTCGTTTAGGCCCATTGGACCATTGGAGTTTTCCTAATGGTTTTTAGGTTCTGAGTGATGTACGTTGCAGGCCATAACGTGAACATGAAATTTGTATTtattgaaaaagtaaaactagCTAGTGGCAGGCGAGCCCAAGCGGTATAACGCAGTCCACTCGGAATTAGAAAACCAGCAGGCTAACACGAGCTAGGCTTGTTACAGTGAAAGATAAAAATGGGGCGAAACTGTTACAGTTGATGAAAAAATGCAATTGCCCCTTCAACAGCACTGTTATATTTGAGTACTGAGATGTCAAACACTGCAAATTAACAATTCTTTATGACTAGCTGGGCTCTAGGTTTACTGACAGGATTATAATCTCATTAGATTAGCTGATTGAGTATGCGTAATATtaacaaagacaaaaaaacTTCTAAAACAATGCgaagaacaaaaagaaattaaaactaaattcGCAATATGCAGACatgacaattttattttcttcgttttttctttttgccgCCCTTTCCTTTTTTCCCTTTGCCTTTAGCTCCAGCCCAACGGAATCCTCGCTTTTCCAAGCAGTCTGCGGCGACATGACAAATGTAGTGGGCATTAAACATTGCTGCGGGACTTAATATATCAACCTAAAAAGTGAAAGTATactcattgtttgttttttaaacaatttccCTTATTCAATAACATAACTTAGTAACTGACTTACAAATGGATCATCTCCACTGTCACCGCTAACTGTGTGGCatcttttaaagcaattttattatatatttttcctAACTACAACTTCGTTTTGTACCTTGGCGTTATCAATTCAGGCAACAGATTATTATTGATGAGTCACAATTGAACAAAACACACACTTCTATATGTGGGTCGCTATCAGTTAGCTTGACACGAATAAATGTAATACAAAAAGATGTTGGCCTATGCCCTATGGCTTAAGGCAAGGTGTTGCTCTGCCATGCAACTGTTAAGCCACAGTGACCTAGTACGGGTGAGTGGTGACCAgggttttttttaaggtttggtttgggtgaccgctaagtagttttaagagaccgcaagtgtttcatttaaataccaaaaaatagccaTATTTGCTTAAACCTAAGCATATTTGCTCAAATTTTaggaaaccgctggagaaatttgggggaccgtttcggtcccccaaaacaccttaaaaaaaacactggtgGTGACTACCCGAAGATCTCATTTGTTGCCATTAACGTTTTTTTATGGCTTACTTACTGTGACGTTTTTAAATTGCGTGTCCATATTCATACAACTTTGTCGACACAGGTAGTAAGAATTACGGTTTGTTGTTAACTTAATTGCGTGGATAACCTCTTGAAGATAAACACAAGCATTTTTACTAATTGAGCTTTATGTTGCGTTTGCTTAAAGTCCACTCACCTCTTCAACGCCTTTGCTTGTGAGCGGTGATAAACTGGAGGAACGCGATTTTGCCGAGGATGAGCCGCGTTTCTTTTTCGCACTTGATCCTCGGCTTGAACTGCGACCCTTTCTGTTTTTACCTTTCAACTTGGCGCTTTTGGTTGGTTTGCGCGGCTGTAAAAGCGCCAAGTAAAACAATATTAAATTTCATAGTTGACAAGTATTATGTAGTTATTGTTAGGCACAAATGCTGGTCTTAGAAATGTAACACGGTGACTTGATACCACGCCGGTATTGTACAAGAAGGCGTTTTGCTTTCAGATCCAATTAAGTACGTCACAATACGCGCCCTTCTCTCTCCTTGCAGGTGGCATAGAACAGTAATCGCTTAATAATGACTGATTGTTTGTTTCATGAAAAGTGGAATTTTGTCACACAAGTAAGTTTAATATGTCGTACTTCAATAATTGCCTGTTGTTTATTCACAAATTCGTATAAGTTGCAAAGTTTCTAATCCTTTAGTGTGGCAAGATGGTCTACTAGATTTAAAATTAGTAATAAAACGATATTGCTAATATTGAATGGCTTGTGAAAACAtcgaaaataaagaaattgtaACGTCATAATAGAACATGATAAAACCTTCTTGATATGGACGCCATATATAGCGATAATGTTGACACAACGTAAGGTGACGATCGTATTACAATGCAGGcttttgttgtatttaaaGCGGTTCATAAAGGTTCGAAGGCTGTATTTTTTCATCATAATTAAGAACACCTTTATACCAGTACCCTACTAGCAATTTTCTAAGTTAATTGTCCTATCGAAATGATTAATTACAGTAGTTATGTCTGATCCCTATACTGTATAAAACTACTCAACAATGACAGAAAAAAGATTCATGCTTTTCTACTCACCATACTTTGGTTTGTAGGTCTTTAAAACCGTTTCCAAGATTATCAAAGTTTTTGAGAGCAGAGTACCTACCTCACACTAACCTTATGCTTTGTTATGAAATGACTGTTATGTTGTTACCTAACTACCGGTAAAACCAGCTTCACAATAAGATCGGCACACACTCAAGAAAAGCTCTTAAACGCAAAAGGTTTGACCTCGCGGTTTTCTACAAACACTGTTGAAAACAATAGCAAAAATCAATACTTTATCAACAGCTGGTATCTTTGATAAACGTTGCAACGCCCGTATGTGATATGCGTGTACTTCTCTTTTATTAAAGATGAACAAATTAACAACAAATACACCATCAAATAGTCATAAATAATCAAACTTCCGTTAAGAACACGATAACCTGCACAACTTTATTCGCATCTACTTGGAAATAGACGTCAGTCAATCTGGTTGCctaaactttaattttgaaaaataaaacatttactttCTTCAACGCAACCCAGTCATATTGTTAAGTCAATCGACGGTTTCGCTAAACAATCATCTAatattttaagcaaactaaaCTCATAACCTTTCGACCTTTGAAGTTTGATACAATTCGATACGTCCTACTTTGTGTTCGATACCGACGTAACAATCGTCTGAAGTGATCGGTAGTACAACAGTCGTGCTACCGGGCGTCACAAAATTTGTGCACTACGCATAAAGAGTCGGAAGCAATCTAAAACGCTAAAACAAGTGTATGCAGTTCTGCAGGTTATGTCACAATCTCGCTCGTATTGTAATCGAAACATAAGCTTGATGACATCAAAAAGAATACTCGGAcacataaacataaacaataacCATTTTTTTCTGCAATGCATAGCTCGATCTGCTGACTTCTGTGGCGCGGATAATTAAAACGGTCTCCCATGGTCCCTTTACTGTGTTGACCAACCTTAGCGatgctgaaaaataaaacgtgAAATATTGTATTTGCACTT contains the following coding sequences:
- the LOC143448238 gene encoding uncharacterized protein LOC143448238; translation: MPRKPTKSAKLKGKNRKGRSSSRGSSAKKKRGSSSAKSRSSSLSPLTSKGVEEVDILSPAAMFNAHYICHVAADCLEKRGFRWAGAKGKGKKGKGGKKKKRRK
- the LOC143449489 gene encoding uncharacterized protein LOC143449489 isoform X1, with amino-acid sequence MVYTVTMNPRTSMVMPGQKHGTINNVMPASKRRCVDPTTKVNQPPHVNDSGINDPFGDFTGDELLELELVASQMENKNTSTSKQNVPNHLYGFAAPPVPQKVGNISVTKVTSQKSENLSELVKELQEQCSDYEQEINNLQKVNNQKSGEAQLLRDKVNNVEKLLHEERQAKVATERTKKAEKTQKEKDLEKKVEQYRDQMEFKKAELQEAQNLIRNLELKNKSLVQDFTISGTSLLKHSFDQDTGESSSQKRIKFVKPESPRVTKKLKSLKDITKQSSSDEGVPLEKRNLCTSNLHLKRRVCLLEPCLSASGKRFTLCNSPNVVVLMHYCSAQRSYDRCFLDGYEALNAFLGSYPGQKGLPWFRSQQDESDLKQGAHVSRLVKCLLHKFMKEKDSQPGLTSEILCSSLNVFHQILVGVAKLPTTLLQNHSDIVDALLYFLPSNDFNDVTKAALSVFSLLARSCPMDKLQIFIPAVPVITSSFMSYDIATKTIVLNAFCGLSSYGEIVKKLASSSVDEEHSFIQILCKSCSERNKSVSNIRMAYLSKVVEFFAVLIACHDSLLSQQGCFACIYGTFNIILFDIIENTVPDGISVSFIKKSICLLHSCTNVHPDGIPGLRRDHKHLLLLWKLRKFLDNQKEMFWNLELKRILDNEINILEKIG
- the LOC143449489 gene encoding uncharacterized protein LOC143449489 isoform X2, encoding MVYTVTMNPRTSMVMPGQKHGTINNVMPASKRRCVDPTTKVNQPPHVNDSGINDPFGDFTGDELLELELVASQMENKNTSTSKQNVPNHLYGFAAPPVPQKVGNISVTKVTSQKSENLSELVKELQEQCSDYEQEINNLQKVNNQKSGEAQLLRDKVNNVEKLLHEERQAKVATERTKKAEKTQKEKDLEKKVEQYRDQMEFKKAELQEAQNLIRNLELKNKSLVQDFTISGTSLLKHSFDQDTGESSSQKRIKFVKPESPRVTKKLKSLKDITKQSSSDEGVPLEKRNLCTSNLHLKRRVCLLEPCLSASGKRFTLCNSPNVVVLMHYCSAQRSYDRCFLDGYEALNAFLGSYPGQKAQQDESDLKQGAHVSRLVKCLLHKFMKEKDSQPGLTSEILCSSLNVFHQILVGVAKLPTTLLQNHSDIVDALLYFLPSNDFNDVTKAALSVFSLLARSCPMDKLQIFIPAVPVITSSFMSYDIATKTIVLNAFCGLSSYGEIVKKLASSSVDEEHSFIQILCKSCSERNKSVSNIRMAYLSKVVEFFAVLIACHDSLLSQQGCFACIYGTFNIILFDIIENTVPDGISVSFIKKSICLLHSCTNVHPDGIPGLRRDHKHLLLLWKLRKFLDNQKEMFWNLELKRILDNEINILEKIG